In Lolium rigidum isolate FL_2022 chromosome 3, APGP_CSIRO_Lrig_0.1, whole genome shotgun sequence, the genomic window tattgggctcgaaaaagcgtCGGCGCTATTTGAGCGCGCCGGTGGAGCCTATTTTCACTCAcggcccccaaaacgctatcggggcaGCTACGGggatgccggtggagatgcttttaTAGGATCCATCTTGGTCAACATGGCTGGAACAAACATATAGAACTAATCATGCCCACCATAGTTCAACACTCCTTGCACAAGCATAAGTTCGAATGGTAAGAGGAGCTAGATTTTTTTTAACCTGTTCCActtgaaaaaaaaaaatactgttcAAGCTGGTGTATATGAGCTCGGGAGCCGAGTTGAATTTCCACTATCGATATAATGATCACAAAATGTACAGACTATGTTGTGACATGGCATGACGGAACTTGGACGGAACAGTTTCGCATCGCGCATCAATATCAAATGATGCAAGTAAACATGCTTGTGCACTTAGGTGCATGCATGTAAAACTTTACTCAAGAATCAAGTAAAATGCAGCACAGCCTGAAATATTTCCCGTGGATGGGGGGTACCGAGCTTCTAATTAATATTTTTTAATGTTAAACCCACTATGCAAAATATGATTTGTTCAAATATTTTGTTCATATATGCCAAGTTCAAATGAAACGATGGGAAAAAAATATAAGAATTAAAAATGCATTACACTGATGAAATTAAGACTAAGCAGCTATTCAAACTCATCTCCCATTGTTTGTCAGCTTTCACAAGATTCTCGCAGGGCATGAAAGTTCCtcttacatattttaaattttaacgtGTTTTTCAAATAGGGTATGCGCCTCAATACGGGCAATGTTGCTTTCATATTTAAATTCGAACATGATTTTGAAAAGGCACATTCTCCAGCTTTGAGTCTTGGATTTCAATTTTTCTAGAACACAAAAACGCATGTCATTTTGCATTAGAGAGAAATATATGtcatttcgcaaaaaaaagagagaaatatATGTCCACATGAGGTGAAATACGAGCAAAGAGCTTGAAACTTGCAAAGATATCTAGCAAAAATTTACACAGACCACTACCGCCGATGAGATTGGATATTCTGTAATAAAATATACTATATTTTCGTTAACATGTGAATTTTAAGTTCACCAATGGTAGAGTCGTGCAACGTACGGGTACACGCTTACTAGTATTGACAAAGCCCATAAAACTGATGCCACCATATTTCATTTTCTTGCATTTCTCGAATTCTCCTACACAGATTTAGCTCTCGTGACATCACATATTGGTCTCGAGTTTGTTTAAACCGATTCTTTTGATCTTCATGTTTCACATATTTGCACAAGGGTGTGTTCACCCCTTATTTCATTTTGTTTGGCAGAAACAAAATGAAATCAAATTGATGATATCATTACATCCTACAAATCCATAGAAATGGCAGGGTATCAAGAGTAACCAAGGTTATGTATGGGATGAAATCTATAGAATTATCAAATGAGTTCTGATACCAATTCCGTAATAGCCAAACAAATTGATTCCCAAAATCACAGATAAATTCTTTGATTCCAACCAAAAAGGCAGGAGCCAAACAAGCTCGAAAAGAAAAGATTTATGCATCCGAGGATGCACAAAGGCAGAATCATTCTTTTTCAGTTAAAATTATTGCCACCCTGAAATAGTTAAAATTAGTGCCATCCGGAAATACGAAACCACGAAGAGCGCGTAAATAAGTATGTAAATGTAATCACCGGATACACAGAACTATAATCAACAGCTCTGTAGTGGCGGTTCCATTTTCATGTAGGAGTACGTGGAACCAGAAAATTGGAGTGTTTCTTGCGACCGGGAAAGTTTCAGGGATCCCTtcgttttatttttttaataacCATAAGCTTCAAAAATTTCTGAACTTTGTTAGACATATTCATGAGGTGACCTACAAGCATGAAAAACTCTTCATTTTGCGTGCTACACGAAAATGAGATTTGGAAATAGACCTACACTGATCCACATGTTTGTCATTTGTGTATAGCTAGCTCATAATgcaaagtatttgaaattgagatGTTTCAGGTTTGTAGAATATTTTATTGGGTACATCCAAATTCGTTTTCAATTTTTAAAatgataaatatgatatttttataACAGGGTCACTTGTGTCCAGGAGCCAAAAATTAGGACCACGCTTacatgtggtacttcccgctataAAATGAAACCAATCACATATAGTCTAATTAATTTTAGCATGGcacaccaaaaaaatattattacaaAAATGCATTAGAGGTTTCATTAAATATATTATCCATAAAAGAGAATTTTGGATACTCTTTCTATATCACCTTTAAGTTCTGTACTATTGTATATACCCCTTACAAGTGATGTACCATTGAATGGTCCTTAAAAATATTCTTGTTTCCACAAGAATATCCAATGTAATGATTAGTTAAATCTTAGCCGTATTTTACCTATCTAGCTGTCACCATGGTTTCAATGATATGGGTCAATGTGGTGTCTTCATGAAATCATCTATATTTTTTTAGTGATATTTTTACCAAATGGATATTTCATACACCAACAACAAGTACTAGGTCATAAACAAGTACACATGTCACACTAACTGGCCCGTATTAGTTGCTCCCTTAATACTACAACACAATGACCACTTCCCTGACACACAAATCGGCTTGTTGTTTATCCAAACCCAAAAAGAGTAACAACTTCCCTTATTTCCCCGCATTGTTTCTTCTTCACACCGTTCTACTCCTCATCAATAAACAACCTCGCTCCCCAAGGGTTTGACCCGAACCCTAGCACTGACCCAATGGTCGATGACACCAAGGAGAAGGTGGCAGGCACCAATCCGTTGAACGGCCTCGGTGACAGGAAAATCAACCTCCGTGGGACTCAAATGTGACCACCCTGACCGCTGCAAACGAGAGGGAAACCATGTTGTTGGCGGGCCAGGAGGTGTCCGCCACAGCTGCAACGAACGGCAGAGAGACCACCCACCCATAGGAAGCCAAGGACCATCGTGCTTGCACAAATACGCGCACGGTACTCATGAAATACTCTTTTTTGGGCCGCTTGCACTTCATCACTCGCTGGTGTTGGGCGGATGCCATGGAATTCACTGcaagaaaaaccttccatatagagacattttactagagacactCCTTACTTTGTCTCTTGAAAGATCACATGGAGACACTTCCCATGTTGTAGTGGCACTTTTTGGGACACCTTAGAAAGAGTCTCAAAGGTAGAGACGCTAGTTGAGACATTTGTGTAAGGGAATGATATTTTCTTTCTAGAGACACCTTATGACACACTCCAAACTGTCACTGATAAATTACGAAGAGGCAACCATTCAGACACTTCATAGAATTTTTTTACGTTTTATCTAGAGGCAATGTCTGAGGCATTTTTCTGGTTCTCTAGAGACATTTTTGCTATGTTTGTGTCATGCCGGGAAATACTAATTAAAAATTTGTTTCATGTATCAACAACTAGTTGTGAAAGCGTGAGATGGTTAATGGAATACATCGTAATCATTAAGGTAACGGGTCCGAGTATTGCTTTTCACATGTTTTTTTCACATTTATTTACTCTAGAGACACAATATAGTGTCTATTTTTATGTCATTTAAAATGTAAAGACATTATTACTAATTTCCTTAACATGTAGACACACTACACATAGTGACAGTTTTAAGACAATATGGGAAGTGCCTCTACAACTACGTAAGAGAATATTAAGTATCTCTACTGGGGCAAAATAGTGCCTATACATGCAATTCTCTTGTAGTGAATTGGAGGTGCTATGAATGACCCTCGAAGAGCTGAAGAGGGGCAAAAAGACCATGATAAATGTTGACCTCTGCAATAGGATGAATGAGCACTTTAGACCACCATGTGATCAAGCAAGGTCGATGAAGTGAAATAGGATTTTGATTAGAGCATTTCATTCATTGAGGCCGGCCCTGAAGAACTACAAGATACGGAAATGGAGGTGTATTACTTGTCTAGTTAGAATTTAGTGTTGCGATATAGTTGTGCTCTGTCTTTGACTACCGACGATTACTATTTTGCTATATCTTTGACAACTCAGAAATTATGGGTACCATGTATACTAAACTTTTATATTTTTAGACATTTTTATCATAATATAGTCATATGGGTACATTGTTTCATTATTTATATGCCATAATTAACAACACAAAAATGTTATGGGAACATTACTTGTAATATACTATGTTATACATTTTTTCTATATATCACCCCAAAGTTTGGTTATGCAAAAACTTACATTATATGCTATAGTAAAATTTCTCATTCAGCTAATTTTCACGGCTACATAAACTAAATAGAGTATGTATATGCATTTATGTGTGTCCGagagttcatatgtgtaatcttaaaATCACAATATGGTCAAGTATCTCAGTAGTGGTTCTAGTGTATCATTAGTTAAGTACAACTATCTAAACTCTAGACTATAATTAAATAGTTAGCAAATGACAAGTACTTTGGGTTTAGTGCTAGGATGAGAACATCCTCTGAGTTGGTATTTATAATAGCACATTTCGTAGTAATCTTCGAGACATAAAATGCTCGCTCACATGGAACAAGTGTCATTTTTTTCAAATCCCAATAGAATATACAATAGAGCATCCACCAACATATTCAGCTTAGACTAGTCATACTCGAGAGTAACAtaaagtagtaacatgcacatgttattaCTCTATGTTACTgcctctatagtgggtagtaacataTGTGTGGTATCATGCAATGTCATATTTATTAGGTTGTAGAATCATCTTATCTTGGAAAGTGTGATGTTACGTTAACATAGTTAGTTACCATCCtagtctctttcttcatttattgtcatgctatgtcaccaaaatgtcttaaAATGTGTGATCTTACTATCTATGTTACTTCCAGTATGAGTAATCTTAGTCTAACATGCGGGACAAAAGGCTTGTAGACACCATGACCAAATGTCCCCAGCCCTTCCGCGTGAGCTACCATGCCATATTGATTTCTaagtttttatcttgttttccCTTTTTAATTAAAATTAGTGCCACCCtgaaatatatttttttttatcCAGAAGAGTATAATTTATGAAACGTGTAGTTTAGTCGCAACGcaagattttttttcttcatgGTCCCTTTTCAGTTCTAAATATTGGCGACTTGTGTGATCATTCATTCAGGACATGTTTGCTTCTTAGCCACAGTGTTCCAAGTCTAAGTTTGGCAAGTATGGCTGCCATTATATGACAAGTGGATATGTCTGACAAGTGGATCTGAGGAACAATAAAGTACGATAGTGTTTAAGTATGACGATAACCAAATacatgccaaattgccaaactttGGCTTGACAAACTGTGGTTATGAACCAAACATCTCCTCACTCTAGTTATCACATTCTTCTATCACCCTCGAATACGGTCCTCTAACAGTTTGCATTTCTTAGACTTGTGGCTCAAATTTTCCTTATTTTTAGTGCATGCAAAACAAATTAAAAGCGGAACGTTACATCAGACAtagggaatttgtctccttgcacTTGTAATTTTCGAATTACTTACTCCGTCTGATCTATAATAAATAAACATTTTAATTTAAATTAGTTAAATTTATACTAAAACCTCAAAACTTATTATTATGAATTTGTCATTGCCTTTGAAGATTAAGTTTTTATTGTGGCAGAGATTTGGTTATGATGCTATTAACTAGAGACAGCCTAAAAAAGAGAGAGTGGACTGGCTCTCCTAGATGTTCCTTTTGTAGTGATTTTAAGAATGCATACTGTTTATTCTTTTCATGTTCTGTTGTTAAGGTGATTTGGGGACAATTGGTACTTGTGTTGGTGCCAATAGTTTCCCCTTTAATCATTGGCAAAGTCTGGCATTGTTATATGCTTTCATGCTTGGGGATAAAAAGTTTTTTAGTCTATTGACTACTGCCATTTTCTGGGCTATTTGGAATACCAGGAATAAGATAACCTTTGATGGTTTTGTTCTCATATCCCCTATATCAGTGATCTTCACTATTTGTGCTTTTTTGAATTACGGGACAAGTTTGTACAAAGAAGATGATGCTCTGCAGATCAAGATGTGGGCGAGGCAGCTGATGGGCAAGGCGTCTGACTTGGCAAAAGAGTTTTGTGGAAGAGATGGCGACATACAAGCTTCACCCTAGTGTCGTCTGCTGTCGTGGTGATTCAAGCTCCATGATCTTAGTTGTTACAACCCTAAAACTGGCtctgttttattttcttgaaCATGCCAAACTTCTTGTTAGAGTTTGCGTTAGTGTCATTAGGTTTATCCTGTAGTGGATACTCGATATCGATTATCTATCATCGGGTTTTCTGGTGGTGCGAGGGCAGCCTCTTTCCCATCCTCTTTGTAGCATAGGCGGGCACAAGTGTATTCAtgggtattcagctgaatacccaTTATAATCGTTCAGTATTTAGTACACATAGCGCAATGAGTCTAGCTATCTTTTTGGCCAAATAGCAGCAAGACTGGCGGTAGATTTGCTCCTGTAATGGTCCAGCGGTAGTGCAGCGACACCATAAGCAGTGAGAGGCGTGAGCACCGGAGCTAGCAAGGGACAGCAATTGATTCTGTGTATTTTTTCTTAAACTTTGAATACCAGGTGTGTGTTTTGTGAGTTGCAAAAAGACTTTGTATTTTCGTTATTCGCAGTAATGGAAAGGGTAGCCCGTGTGGATTATTTTTACAGTTATCGGCCATCAAATGAAAGTAGTATGTCGGGCCTGCCTACCGAGCAACAAATTCAATTTTCAATTTAATGCAGTAGCAGAGTGTACGAATCACACACACATGGCCGTGTTGTAGCTCTGTCGGAGTGAATAACGAATATAGTCCCGGTACGCCGCCCACCTCCGTGTTCGGATTCGGATGCAAGCGGTGAGCTGTGATCCACTGAAGAGATACAAAAGCCACCAACAACCGAGCAATTTCAGCCACTGGCTTCCACGCTAATTTGATCCCAACCAAGAAGCAACCCCGGGACTCCTACTCGGCAACCACCCATGGCAACCCCGACGGTCGTGCTGTTGCCCGTCTGGGGCGCCGGCCACCTGATGTCCATgctcgacgccggcaagcggCTGCTTGCACGCAGCGATGGCGCCCTGTCGCTCacggtgctcgtgatgcaggcacCGACGGAGAGTAACAGGACCGAGGTCGCCGGCCACATACGCCGGGAGGAGGCTTCCGGCCTGGCCATTCGCTTCCATCACCTCCCCGCCGTCGAGTCCCCGACGGACTTCCGGGGCATCGAGGAGTTCATCTCCCGGTTCGTGCAGCTCCACGCGGGCCATGTGAAGGCGGCCATCTCCGCCTTGACGTGCCCGGTGGCCGCGCTCGTCGTCGACTTCTTCTGCACGACGCTGGTCGACGTGTGCCGCGAGCTCGCCGTGCGGGCCTACATGTACTGCACCGCTGGCGCCGCCTTCTACGCGCTCCTCTTGCGCTTGCCGGCGCTCCACGAGGAGGTCACCGTCGAGTTCGAGGAGATGGAAGGCATGGTGGACGTGCCTGGGCTGCCCCCGGTGCCGCCGTCGTCGCTCCCGCTTCCGGTGATGGACAAGAAGAATCCCAACTACACGTGGTTCGTGTACCACGGCAGGCGTTTCATGGACTTCGACGGCGTCATCATCAACACGGCGGCCGAGCTGGAGGACAGCGTtctcgccgccatcgccgacggGCGGTGCACGCGCGGAACTCCTGCCCCGACGGTCTACCCAGTAGGCCCCGTGCTGTCCCTGAACCCGCCAGCGGAGCAGCCGCACGAGAGCGTGCGGTGGCTCGAGGCGCAGCCTCCGGCATCCGTTGTGCTCCTCTGTTTCGGCAGTGGTGGCTTCTTCACGGCGGCGCAGGCGCACGAGGTGGCCCACGGGCTGGAGCGCAGCGGGCACCGGTTCCTGTGGGTGCTGCGTGGCCCGCCGGCAGCCGGCACGCGACAGCCCTCGGACGCGGACCTCGGGGAGCTGCTGCCGGAGGGGTTCTTGGAGAGGACGAAGGAGAGGGGCCTGGTGTGGCCAACCAAGGCGCCGCAGAAGGAGATACTGGCGCACGCCGCCGTGGGGGGATTCGTGacgcactgcgggtggaactccaCCCTGGAGAGCCTGTGGTTCGGCGTGCCGATGGTGCCGTGGCCGCTCTACGCCGAGCAGCACCTCAACGCGTTCACGCTGGTCGCCTACATGGGCGCGGCCGTGGCCATGAAGGTGGACAGGAAGAGGAACAACTTCGTTGCGGCGTCGGAGCTGGAACGAGCCGTGAAGGCGCTCATGGACGGCGACTCCGACGACGGGAGGAAGGCGAGGGAGACGGCCACGGAATTGAAGGTGGTCTGCAGGAAGGCCGTTGAGAAGGGAGGGTCGTCCTACTCTGCACTGGGAAGACTCTTCGAGGACATACGGAACCATGCAGAGCGCCCAAATAAGTAAATGTAATCACCAGATACGTAGAGCATGCTATAATCAACATCCGTGTAGTGGCGGTTCCATTTCCATGTACGTGAACCTATGGTATGGTGCTTTAAAAAAATTATGAGTGTGACTATTTTCTGATTGAAAACTAATTACTTCTCAGTTAGGTGATGTCATCAAACTTTAGTTGTAACTTATTTTACAACTCATGGCTAGCACAAATCAAGATGTAAATCAAATGGTGTAAAATTTAACTGAGCATgaagctagctgagaactagcaattattattatataaaatgCATTAGAGTTTAATTAACCATATTGAGTTGATGGTAATGAATTTTGGATTCCCTTTATAAAGGAAGGCATACATGAATAAAATGTACTCCATCCGATCCGGAAAAAAAACGTCAGAGAGGCGTTTTTGCAAACGCGTCCTTAAGCTTTTCATTTCGTCAACCTGCACTCCCCCACACAATGAACCAGACGAAGAACTCCACCTCCCCTGACTCGTCGCATGTGCCGCGAACCCCAATGCTCTCGACCCCCTCTCAAATCTTGAAGTCACCGATGGTCGCACACTGCACCATCGGGCAGTGGAGTCCTATGGGCGGTTGAGTCGGGGATGTGGAGAGCGAGTGACACGTCTGGGCAAGTGTACGGTGGCGAGGCGCGGGGGGGGGAGGCGGAGGTCAGCACGGTGGGTGGTGAGCTCGAGCGGAGGCGAGGCGGGGGCACAGGGCAGCGCCAGCATTGACCGGTGATGGGGGCCCGCGGTAGCTCTGCGTGGGAGAGCCGGTAGTACCGGCAACCAAATTGAGCACAAAATGCTCTTCTTCGTGAAGAACACAATGAAAAAGGAGGACCGAATTATCTTCTTTTATAAGAGGTTTATTGCAAAATGTAATTACACTATGCCTCTGACAGTTTTCCCGGGTCGGAGGGAGTATTCTGTAAACATACTCTTATTTTCACAAGAATCTCCAATTGTCGCAATAATTAGTTAAATCTTCTATCCAACTGTCACAATGATTTGGATGATATGGATCAATGTGGCGTCTTCGGGAAACCTTCATGTTTTGCTTTTAGTTAttttgaaaatatgtttttatatATTATAAATTGGTTATTCATATGTCCAAATGTAAACAAGTATCACAACACATATAGTCTAAAAAAATCAGGCACGCAAATGCGTGGGGCACTCTGCTAATCCTGAGTATGGCTAGATCACACATATAAAGGGTACGATATTTGGTCATGGTGAG contains:
- the LOC124694188 gene encoding anthocyanidin 3-O-glucosyltransferase 6-like translates to MATPTVVLLPVWGAGHLMSMLDAGKRLLARSDGALSLTVLVMQAPTESNRTEVAGHIRREEASGLAIRFHHLPAVESPTDFRGIEEFISRFVQLHAGHVKAAISALTCPVAALVVDFFCTTLVDVCRELAVRAYMYCTAGAAFYALLLRLPALHEEVTVEFEEMEGMVDVPGLPPVPPSSLPLPVMDKKNPNYTWFVYHGRRFMDFDGVIINTAAELEDSVLAAIADGRCTRGTPAPTVYPVGPVLSLNPPAEQPHESVRWLEAQPPASVVLLCFGSGGFFTAAQAHEVAHGLERSGHRFLWVLRGPPAAGTRQPSDADLGELLPEGFLERTKERGLVWPTKAPQKEILAHAAVGGFVTHCGWNSTLESLWFGVPMVPWPLYAEQHLNAFTLVAYMGAAVAMKVDRKRNNFVAASELERAVKALMDGDSDDGRKARETATELKVVCRKAVEKGGSSYSALGRLFEDIRNHAERPNK